ATTGTGGGACGATTAGTAAAAGCTTTAAGCTTTGTCTTTAGTGTTTTAGCATCATTTAAAGCATCCGTGTAATTTGCTGTTGCAATGTCTGCATAAGTGCTCAACAATGGGCTGGTCTCGTCATTACCCCAAAATGCGCTTGCAGTAGAGATTGCCATTGCCACTGTTAAAGCAGATGAAACTATCAATTTTTTTTGTACTTTCATGTGTATTTCTCCTTAAAATTTTTAAATTTTACTCAAAATATTTGCTTTCATTAGAATTCGTAAGCAACTTTTAAGCCATTGACTGCTTTTTGTCCATCCACTTTATTGTTTTCAAAAAAGACAGTAACACCTTCTGCCGGTGAAAGACTATAAGTCAAACCTTTTTGTTTATCGCCGCCATCAATCTTACTATAAGCCAAGTTAAGACTAGCATCTATGCCTTTTAATTGGGTGAGCATAACTCAATTCAATATATTGAGCCTTAATGCTATTTGCCACACCTTGGTTAGTTTTCACAGCTTCATAGTAAAAAAAGCCCAAGCCATTGTCCAAACTAACTCCTAAATGATAAGCATTAGAACTGCCGTAACCTGTTGTGCCGCCTTTGAAATAATCCATACCAGTACTAAAAATATCTTTGCCATAATTAATGCTAACACCAGTATCGTTATCAGTGTCTTTATAACTGTAAATAGAAGCTTGAACATCACCAAAATCAGCACTTAGCATTAGCATATCTTTGCTACCCCCTTGTCGGCATTTGTTATGCCCTTGGCAAGTGGGTCTGTTATCATGCCAGTTTTATAAGTGCCAAATGATGGCACACCAATACGGACTTTATTAGCTGTAAAGTTACCATTGTGATAATTAATCATTGCCTCATCTAAAATAATATCGTCTTCCCCTCTTCTTTTAACTTTGATTGTGCCATCAAACTGCTCATTCACTGCGTGTGAAACAGTCAGTTCTAAATCGCCAAACTCAACCTTTGTCATTACTTGAACTGTATACCGTTTCAATCAAGCCGCTGACACTTGTTGCTGATTACGTTGTCTCTAAAGCAGTAATACGATCTTTTAATACATCTATTTCTGTACTTGCAAGTGCAGTTGTACCAACAATTAACATACTTAATGCTATTACCTTATTTCTTTTCATTGTGTCTATCCTATACATTTTAATTAGAAATGTCGCAGAACTACTCCTGCAAATTTGATGCCTATACGCATCACTCTTAATTCAACTTCTTTTGTTTTTTATTAGAGGGTTAATTTTTTGAGTTAGTAAATGATATCAGTTCGTATTTGTATTTGCAATACGATATAAGAATTTTATGATATATCATTTTCTTAACAGTTCAAACAAACAACTTAATAAGCAAAAATATTGTTTAGTAGCTAAATTTCAGTCAAATCAAGTTCACTCTCAATTAAAAGTGAATCGTCAAAATCTCTTAAATACTTAGCCATGCTATTAATTAAATTAATTTCCATAGATCTAGTATTTGCACTTAATTTAATTAATAATCACTCTTTTCGTACTCCCAATTCTTATTCAAAATGGTTGCTTAAGTCTTTCTTTATTTCATCAAGAAATGTTTGTTTAATCATTTAGTTTGGAAAATTAAAGCGCCGCTATAGAGTCTAAATCTAATCGATTATGATTGCGCAGATAACTAAGTTTATATTGTTGCCAAAAACCAAACATATTTATATTTTATTAGCACAACTACCGCAAGACTTAGATTTGCTTGATGGTGTTATGATATTTTTCATTTGTTTTTCCATGTTAAATAGTTGCCCCTACAAGGCTGGGGTAACCAATTTACCCATTGAATTTGAGGGGTTGGATGATATAAACCCGTCATGCATTTTTGGTTTGCCTCACACTTGATTTAAGAGCATGAGGCGATGTTGAAATGATTGCTATCGGAGGTAATTAGCGAAGAGAGATAAGCAATACATTTCTAACCTGCATTAATTAATTAGCCAACTTATCAAAATAAGCCAAATAATCTTTCAATTCTTTTTGTGACAATATGAAATATTCCTTTTGCATTACACTTCTCCATCAAGTTGTATTTTTTTTGTTAGTAAGCATCTTCTCTTGAAGAACTTAAACACAAATGATACTCATTATCATTTATAATTGCAAGTCATTTATGCAAAAAATATATTTTTGTGAAATAACATAAAAAAAATAGCACGAAAAATCGTGCTATTAAAACATTTTGAGCAAGCTAAGCTTACATTTGTGGTTGGATATAATTTTGCAAGCCCAATTGTTTTTCCAATCAATAAGTATGGTCTTGTTCGGTAGCTTCTAGCTGACTTGTCAACATCGTGCGTGTAATAAAATCCTGCTCTTGTTCGCACAACTTAATAGAGCTCTTTAAATCACTTACCACTTTATACTTCAACTTAAGGTCATTTTCAATGCATGATGTCACATCACGACCAATATTCAAACCTTCTTGAATTGATAAATCTGGTGCGACTTCTAAAAACAGCAAGCGTTTGATAATTTGATCAGCATGGTCAGTTTCCTCTTCCATTTCATGATTCAAACGCTCAAATAACTTTGATAAGCTCCTACGTGAATGCGTGAAATATTGGTCGCGAACCGCCAACTCGCCTTTTAATAAGTCCTGTAACTGATTAATTACTCTTGTGTTGCCTTGCATATTAACATTCCTTACTATTACATAATTGATTGATGATAATTATCCGTACCTACCTTTAAAAGTAGGCTAATTTATGTTTCAAAATAATCTAATCTCTCTTCGCATGCCTCTAAACACTCTTTAAGACAATCACGAGTCACATAATCCCTTTCCTTTTCAGCCTTAGCAATCTCTATTTGAAGTATGGTCCTAAAACTTAGCTCCATATTTAAATTAGCTGTTAAAACTTCGGACACATCTTCGCCAATGTTGAGCCTGCCTAAATCCTGTAGATTTGGCAAACCTTCTAAAAACAAAATACGCTGAACTATGCTGTCAGATTCTTTCATGGCTTTGATTGAATACTTAAAATTCTTCTCACTAAGCCCCTTAAAACCCCAATCTTCTAGCATTCTTGCATGCAAAAAATACTGATTAATCATGCTTTAAAGACTCTTTGAGCACTTAGTTTAACGAATGATTAATATTATTATCAACTTTCATATTTTTTCTCCTATTGTGTGTGATTGACATTTAATGAATACCTACATTATAATATTAACCATTCTTATTAACATTTAATAACCATGTACATTTGCAACGCAGTCACCGATAAAGACATCAAAAAAAGCAATTAACAAGGGTGCTTGTTCAATGAATGATTTAAGCACACAACTCAACGTCGGTACCTGTTGTAGTCGTTGTAAATCTTGCGCTAAAAAAATACTAAACCAGTTTTCTTTTTCACCCGCTCAAACCTTAAACCTTAAACATCCCCAGCCTTAAAGCAACCCCAATCCCTACTTAATGACCATTACTTAACTATACCGCTTAAGTAAATTACCTTAGATCATTTGTACTATTTTTATCAATGAATAATGACATTTCACCATTTTATTCCTTGAATTTTAAATGCAGTTTATTAGCAAACAAGATATTAATAATCAATTAACCAAGTATCACTACAGTCAAAATACGGTTCTTATTTATCAATCTTGGATTTTGCGTTTTGTAAAATATCATCATCTTAAAAGTGCTCAATTTAACTTGAGTCACATTGAAAAATATTTGTCCCATTTACTCAATAAAAAAAATTAAAAGTATCCACTCACAATCAAACGCTAAATTCAATTTTGTTTTTTTATCAAAAGATATTAAAAATTAGCATTAAAAAGAGTTAATCATAAGAAAAACTTGCCTGATATTCTCTCCCAAGAACAAATAGAATCAATCATCTGTCAACTAAAAGGCACTTATCAGTTTATTGCTTACTTTATTATATAGCTGTGGTTTAAGACCAAGTGAAGTACTTAAACTTAAAATCAAAGACATTAATTTTAGCACTAATAAACTCACCATTTCCAACCCTAGGTATTTTAGAACTTTATCTTGCCCACTAAAATTATTAGCCATTTAAACCACCAAATAAAATTGGTTAAAAAACAATTTTAAAAAGATATAAAAAGTAAATATTTTCACCAAATCAAGCAAGATGAATGTTATTTATTTCCAATAAAACAATTATGCAATAACGTAGATAGGCTACTAATTAGATTGCCTATTATTAGAAACACACTTAATTACAACCCTTCCTTGGCAGCAAAAAAGGCAAAAATAACCATGAAAATCAGCACACAAACATTCAGGCATTCCTATGCAGTGCATTTATTACAAAATCAAATTGACCTTAAAACTGTGCAAAAACTTTTAAGTCACAAATACATAGGCTCTACTTTAATTTACTCACATGCTGCACAAAAAGAAAGCTCTAATAAGCCATTATCACCACTAGACATGGTTTAATAATTGCATATTTGAACAGAGATAACATAAAATAAGGCAATCGTCATTCATGATTTTTACCACTTTGGATTTAGCTAAACGCACACAAGCCAGTCAAAAAGTCACCTTTGTGGGTGCTGTTGTTGATTTTTTATTAGCAGTATTTAAAATTATTGTAGGTTTTATTGGCAATTCTGGTGCTTTAATTGCAGATGGTATCCACTCGTGTTCTGATTTATTGTCTGATGGCTTGGTTTTATATGCCACCAAACATTCAGCCCTTGATGCTGATGAAGAACACCCTTATGGGCATAAGCGCTTTGAAACGGTTGCCACGCTAGGTCTTGCAGTTATTTTAGCCATTGTTGGCTCGGGTGTTATTTTTGATGCCATGGCCAGATTAGCCAACCCTGCCTCACTTTCGCATAGTGCCCTACTTTTAAGCATTGCCGCTTTGTCAATTTTTTCTAAAGAGGCTTTATATTGGTATACCTTAAAGGTGGCTAATGCTTATAAATCTGACTTATTAAAAGCCAATGCTTGGCATCACCGCTCAGATGCATTGTCTTCAATTGTAGTGTTGATTGGTATTTTTGGCAGTTTAAATGGCTATCCATATTTAGATAACATTGCGGCTATTGTTGTGGGTTTGATGGTTATCTACATTGCTTGGGAATTGGGTTTAGATGCAACCAAAGAACTAGTAGACACCTCTATTGACGCACAACAAGTGGCGCAATTAAAACACGCACTAGGGCAAATTAGTGGTGTTAATAGTGTTCACTCCCTACGCACTCGCAAAATTGGGCACACCATTTCTTGTGATGTACATGTGCAGGTTGATCCATTTTTAAGTGTTAGCGAGGGGCATATTATTAGTGTTAGTGTGGAGCGTGTGGCTAAAAAATGCTTAAAAGATTTAAGCGATGTAACCGTGCATATTGACGTAGAAAATGATGAAATTAATATGCCTTACGAGGCTTTGCCAGAACGCGCGCAAGCATTGGGAATTTTGACTAAAGCTTTATTTAATAATGAGTGCGATGGTGAAATTAGCCGTATTCAGTTGCACTATTTAGGAGGCAAAATTCATGTGGATTTTTACCTACCACTTAAATGCCTCCAGCCTGATAATAGTGCCGACAAAATACTAGTAAAATTACAAGAAACTGTTAGCAAGCTTAAGGGTTTTGGCAAAATTAAAGTTTATTTTAGCCAAGATTAAAGACAATGATAAGCATGGCAAATAGCGCCTGATAATGCATCTGCTGCATCTGCTTGGGGCGCTTTATTAAGTTTTAATAGCTCCTGCACCATAAACGATACTTGCTCTTTAGCGGCATGTCCATTCCCAACAACAGCTTTTTTGATTTGATTAGGACTGTACTCAACCATCAGCCTATGATTTGAACCTGCTGCTGAAATAATAGCACCTCGCGCATGCCCAAGCTTAATTGCTGCATCAGGATTTGGACGATCAGGGCGCATAAAAGCACGCTCAATCACCACAACATCAGGCTGATATTTCTGAATAATTTGCTCGATTTCTACAAAAATAGTCGTAATGCGCTCAGGCAGCGTACCTTGAGTACGGATACAGCCACTAGATAAATAATTAAATTTAAGCTTATTGGCTTCAATTAAGCCAAAGCCTGTTATTCTTGATCCGGGATCAATCCCTAAAATTTTCATAAAAATATTTTATCAAAAGCTTGGGCTTTGTTCGACACATATTACACCCTTATGATATACTTTTATTTTTTAAGTTTTAGGGATTAATCAAATGGCAGTATTAGAATTAAACCAAAGTAATTTTGACGAAACCATTCAAAATAACGATATTGTTGTGTTGGATTTTTGGGCACCATGGTGTGGTCCTTGTAAGCAATTTGCACCTACTTATGATGAAGTCTCTGACAAAGTAGATGGTGTTATTTTTGCCAAAGTAAACACTAAAGATCAACAAGAACTGGCAAGTAATTTTCAAATCCGCTCCATTCCTACTTTGATGATTTTTAGAGAGCAAGTTGCAGTCTTTTCTCAACCAGGCGCAATGTCAGGTGCTGACTTGAAAGCTGTTATTGACAAAGCCAAAGCGCTTGATATGGATAAAGTACGTGAAGAAATTAAAGAGCAAAAATAATAGTTAACACAACTCTAAATAATATTTTTCGCTAAATCCAACTATAATATCATTATTCGTTACCAACACTGGACGTTTTATAAGTGTTGGATTTTTTAATACTAATTCTAAAGTAATATTATCTTTTTCTTTATCATTTAAGTTTCGATAAGTAGTAGAGCGCTTGTTG
This Abyssogena phaseoliformis symbiont OG214 DNA region includes the following protein-coding sequences:
- a CDS encoding ferritin-like domain-containing protein; translated protein: MQGNTRVINQLQDLLKGELAVRDQYFTHSRRSLSKLFERLNHEMEEETDHADQIIKRLLFLEVAPDLSIQEGLNIGRDVTSCIENDLKLKYKVVSDLKSSIKLCEQEQDFITRTMLTSQLEATEQDHTY
- the bfr gene encoding bacterioferritin, encoding MINQYFLHARMLEDWGFKGLSEKNFKYSIKAMKESDSIVQRILFLEGLPNLQDLGRLNIGEDVSEVLTANLNMELSFRTILQIEIAKAEKERDYVTRDCLKECLEACEERLDYFET
- a CDS encoding phage integrase N-terminal SAM-like domain-containing protein is translated as MQFISKQDINNQLTKYHYSQNTVLIYQSWILRFVKYHHLKSAQFNLSHIEKYLSHLLNKKN
- a CDS encoding tyrosine-type recombinase/integrase; the encoded protein is MLTLLYSCGLRPSEVLKLKIKDINFSTNKLTISNPRYFRTLSCPLKLLAI
- a CDS encoding tyrosine-type recombinase/integrase; this encodes MKQDECYLFPIKQLCNNVDRLLIRLPIIRNTLNYNPSLAAKKAKITMKISTQTFRHSYAVHLLQNQIDLKTVQKLLSHKYIGSTLIYSHAAQKESSNKPLSPLDMV
- a CDS encoding cation diffusion facilitator family transporter, whose protein sequence is MIFTTLDLAKRTQASQKVTFVGAVVDFLLAVFKIIVGFIGNSGALIADGIHSCSDLLSDGLVLYATKHSALDADEEHPYGHKRFETVATLGLAVILAIVGSGVIFDAMARLANPASLSHSALLLSIAALSIFSKEALYWYTLKVANAYKSDLLKANAWHHRSDALSSIVVLIGIFGSLNGYPYLDNIAAIVVGLMVIYIAWELGLDATKELVDTSIDAQQVAQLKHALGQISGVNSVHSLRTRKIGHTISCDVHVQVDPFLSVSEGHIISVSVERVAKKCLKDLSDVTVHIDVENDEINMPYEALPERAQALGILTKALFNNECDGEISRIQLHYLGGKIHVDFYLPLKCLQPDNSADKILVKLQETVSKLKGFGKIKVYFSQD
- the ruvC gene encoding crossover junction endodeoxyribonuclease RuvC, with the protein product MKILGIDPGSRITGFGLIEANKLKFNYLSSGCIRTQGTLPERITTIFVEIEQIIQKYQPDVVVIERAFMRPDRPNPDAAIKLGHARGAIISAAGSNHRLMVEYSPNQIKKAVVGNGHAAKEQVSFMVQELLKLNKAPQADAADALSGAICHAYHCL
- the trxA gene encoding thioredoxin, which encodes MAVLELNQSNFDETIQNNDIVVLDFWAPWCGPCKQFAPTYDEVSDKVDGVIFAKVNTKDQQELASNFQIRSIPTLMIFREQVAVFSQPGAMSGADLKAVIDKAKALDMDKVREEIKEQK
- a CDS encoding Spx/MgsR family RNA polymerase-binding regulatory protein; amino-acid sequence: MIKMYGIKNCDTIKKAQKFLINHQVDFEFIDFRDNPIDKTKLQTFVDKLTWEKLINKRSTTYRNLNDKEKDNITLELVLKNPTLIKRPVLVTNNDIIVGFSEKYYLELC